A region of the Acidobacteriota bacterium genome:
GTTCGACCCGCATCCGGACCCTGCAGAACACCGTCGCCATCCTGCCCAACGCCTACCTCACGCGAAGCCAGGTGGTCAACCTCTCGTACCCCGATCACCGGAGCCGCGTGGACCTGCCCTTCGTGCTCACCTTCGACGCGGACGCCACCCGGGTGGCGGCCCTCTTCCTCGAGATCGCGAAGACCGTCCCCGACCTGATGGACGACCCGGCCCCCGACTGCAGCGTCACCGGGATCTCGGGCAGCGGCATCGCCTTCCTGGGCACGGCCTGGGTGGCGGACTACGCCGACCGCCCCCGTGCGGCGAACCAACTGAGCGCGGGCCTGGTGAAGGGCCTCCGGGAGAGCGGGTACGCTTTCGCGCGCCCCGACGGCCTCCCGGCCACGCCCCCGTTCCCCGCCGGGACGGCGGCCCCCGCCCCCGCCCCGCCCGACGCGGGCCTCCCCCCGAAGCCCCGGCAGCCGGGCCGTCGGTAGCCCCGGGCGGCAAGGACGGGTCCCGCCATGGTCGCCTACCTGTTCATCCGGGTCTTCTTCGCGGCGCTCCGCCTGATCCCCGCCGCCTGGGCCGCCGCCCTGGGACGCGGGCTTGCCGGCGCCTGGGGACGGCTCGACCGCCGGCACCTGGAGATCGCCCTGATCAACCTGGACATCGCCTTCCCCGACCTCCCCGAGGCGGCCAAGCGCCGCATCGCCCTGGACTCCTACCGGAACATCGGGGAGTGTTACGGCCTGATGAGCCAGTTCCCCAAGTTCCTCCGGATGAAGCCGGACCGCCTCCGGCGGTGGATCCGTTACGAGGGACTGGACACCTATTATGAAGCCAAGCGACAGGGGAAACCCGTGCTCGTCCTGACGGGGCACCTGGGGTTGTGGGAGTTCATGGCCTTCGGCCACGCCCTCCTCGACCGGACCCTCAACTTCATCGTCCGGCCGGTGCGGAACCGTCGGATCGACCGGTTCCTCAACGGGTACCGTACCCTGTCGGGCAACACCGCCATCCCCAAGCGGGAAGCCCTCAAAACCGTCCTGCGGGTCTTCGCCGCGAAGGGCGACGTCGGCATCCTGGCGGACCAGGACGCGCACGCCCGGGACGGCGTGTTCGTGGACTTCTTCGGCAAGGCCGCGTGCACCATCAAGGGACCCGCCCTCATGGCCGCCCGCGGGAACGCGGCCGTGTTCCCGGTTTTCATGGTGGAGGACCCGACACGCCGGGCGCGGTACTGCATCCACATCCTCCCGGAGGTGGACCTCCAGCGGAGCGGCGACCTGGAGGCCGACACCCTGGAGAACACCCGTCGGATGATGGCGGCCTTCGAGGGGGCCGTCCGACGGTGGCCCGGCCGGTGGCTCTGGTTCCACCGCCGGTGGAAAACCCGCCCCCTGGGCGACCCGGAAACCGTCTACGCCCGCCGCGCCCCCCGGCAAAGCCCTTGACATCCCTCCCGGGCGCGGGATAGGATTTCTTTCCGCTTGCCCGGTCCGCACCGGGCAGGACCACGAAGGAAACCACGGAGGAAACCACGGATGAACACGGATGGGATGAGTCGGAAATCTCGTCCTTGGTCTTTAAACCATCCGTATCCGTCCGTTCCGATCCATGTCTATCACCCTCCGAATTCATCCGTGTTTGTCCGGGTTCATCCGTGGTTTGAATCGGTTATCCGTGGCGCCCGCTGATTTCGGGCGGGGCGGGGAAGGCAGGCAGGATTGGAACTGTTGACCAGGGGCATCACCAAGAGCTACCGCGGGCGGCAGGTGCTCCGCGGCGTGGACCTCACCATCCGCAAGGGGGAGGTCATCGGGCTGCTGGGCCCCAACGGCGCCGGGAAAACCACCACCTTCTACATCATGATCGGCCTGGTCCCCGCGGACTCGGGGACGGTCCACCTCGGCGAGGAGGCCATCGACGGCCTCCCCATGTACGTCCGCGCCCGGAAGGGGATCGGCTACCTCCCCCAGGAGCCGTCGGTCTTCCGGAAACTCACCGTCGAGGAAAACCTGATGGCCATCGCGGAGAACCTGGACATGAGCCACGCCGCCCGGCGGGAGACCGTCGAGTCCCTCCTCGACGAGTTCGGCATCGCGGGCCTGCGGCGGAGCAAGGCCTACACCCTCTCCGGCGGGGAACGCCGCCGCCTCGAGATCGCCCGGTCCCTCGTCCCCTCCCCCTCCTTCATGCTGCTGGACGAGCCCTTCGCGGGGATCGACCCCCTGGCGGTCATGGACATCCAGAACCTCATCCTTCACCTGAAGACCCGCGGGATCGGGGTGGTCATCACCGACCACAACGTCCGGGAGACGCTGCGCATCACCGACCGCGCCTACATCATCTTCGACGGCACCATCCTCAAGAAGGGGACCCCCGCCGAGCTGGCCGAAGACGAGGACGTCCGCAAAGTCTACCTGGGAGAGAACTTCCAGCTGGCCTGACCCCCCCCGGAAAAAGTCGTCGTCTTTTTGCATGCTTTTTGCTATAATCGATCCTGACACGAACGCCCGGCGGGGCAATTCCTGACGAGAGACGGTACCCAGGCTCGAAGAGATCGAAAGAAAGCAGACCAACAGCATGCCCAATCGTATCCCGTTCCTTCGGCAGAACCTGAGAATCGCCCCCATCCAGAAACTCACGCTGACGCCCGCCCTCCTGCAGAAAATCGAACTCCTCGCCCTTTCCCGCCTCGAACTCAACGATCTCGTGGCCACCGAACTCCTCCAGAACCCCGTCCTCGAGGACGTCACGGAACACCCCGAGACCGTCTCCCTCTCCGAGTTCTCCGCCCCCCCGGCACCGCTTCCCGAGGGCGACGGCCACGCCGACGACAGTTTCGACCAGATCGACTACGACTCCTTCTTCACTGACTACCTGGACCCGGGATACCGCACCAACGAACGGGAGGAGTGCGAGCGCCCCCAGTTCGACACCTTCACCGTCAAGCCCGTTTCCCTCTACGAGCACCTGACGTGGCAGCTCAACCTCGAGGACGTCCCCCCGCCCGTCCACCGGGCCGCGGTGGAGATCATCGGGAACCTGGACGAGGGAGGCTGGCTCACCGCGGACACCGAGGAGATCGCCCGCCTGGCGGGTTGCACGACCGCCGAGGCCGGGGAGGCCCTGGCGATCGTGCAGAACTTCGACCCGCCCGGCATCGGGGCCCGCGACCTGCGGGAGTGCCTCCTGATCCAGCTCCGCCAGGCGGACGAGGAGGGCTCCCTCGCCTGGGCGATCCTCGAGCGGCACGCCGGTCTCCTCGAGGAGGGGGCCATCGACGAGATCGCCCGCCGGGAGGACGTCCCGCGGGGGGAGGTCGAGAGGGCCATCGAGTCGATCCGGCGGCTCAACCCCCACCCCGGCCTGCAGTACCAGGCCGACTCGACCCTCTACATCCAGCCGGACGTCACCATCCAGAAGGTGGGCAACCGGTACGTCATCCTGCTCAACGAGGACGGCATGCCGCGCCTGCGGATCAGCTCCTACTACCGGAAGATCCTGGAGGAGGGCCGGACGCGGGGGAACGACCGGAAGTTCCTCAAGGAGAAGTTCAAGAGCGCCCTGGACCTGATCCGCAACCTCGACCACCGGAAACGGACCGTCTACCGCGTCTGCGAGATCATCGTGGAGCGCCAGAAGGAATTCCTCGACAACGGCTTCGCCTACCTGCGCCCCATGCAGCTCCGGGACGTGGCGGAGGAGCTGAACCTGCACACGTCCACCATCAGCCGGGCCGTCACGAAGAAGTGGGTGAACTGCCCCCAGGGAATCCTCGAGCTGCGCCAGTTCTTCTCCCTGGGCTTCAAGACCGACAGCGGCGAGGACCTCTCGGTGCACAACCTCAAGCGGAAGATCCAGGACCTCATCGAGGGCGAGGACCCCTCGTCCCCGCTCTCCGACGACGAGATCACGCTCCGCCTCAACCGGCAGGGCGTGGAGATCAAGCGGCGAACCGTCGCGAAATACCGCGAGGAGATGAACATCCCCAACTCGCGGGCCCGCCGGCGGAACGGCTCACCGGCCCCCGGGGAACCGGGCGGGCCGCTGCCGCCGCACCCAGGCATGCAGAGGAACGGGGGCGGTTCCCCCGAATCATTTCCTATGGAGGACCAATGAATATCCAAATCACCGGACGCCACATCGAAGTGACCGAGCCGATTCGGGACTTCATCCACAAGCGCGTGGAGAAATTCCCGAAGCTGGTCGGCCCCGTGTGTGACTTCAGCTTCATCCTCACCGTCGAGCGCCACCGGCAGATCGCGGACGTCGTCCTGACCACCAAGCAGCGGACCTTCACGGCTGCCGAGGACTCGAAGGACCTGTACGCCTCCATCAGCTCCGCGGTCGAAAAACTGGAGAAGCAGGTCCGGAAGACCAAGGAGCGGCGGCAGGACAAGTCCCGCTCCACCGACAAGGTGACCCTTCACGAGAAAACCCTGGCCAGCATCACCGACATGGGCGCGGTCAGCGACCTCGCCGCCAACCCCACCGTCGTGAACCTGCAGATGGACACCCGCCCCATGGCCGTCGAGGAGGCCATCCACGAACTCCAGGTCTCGGCGGGGAGCTTCGTCGTCTTCGTCAACTCCGGCACGGAGAAGATCAACGTCCTGTACCGCCGCAAGGACGGCAACTACGGCCTGATATTCCCCTGAGATGCCCTTCAGCGACAACATCATCCGGAGGGTTCCCCAACCGTCCATGACGGTCGAGGAATTCCTCCGGAAAAACCCCAAGAACCTGTCCCGGGGAATCGGGAACGGCCCCCGTTTCATGGACAGGACCCTCGACAAGAAACGCCTGCAGAAACTGGGGATGGCCCTCGCGGGTTTCACCGATTACCTGCAGCCCGGCCGGGTCTACGTCTTCGGCAACACCGAGGCCCGCTTCTTCGAGAGCCAGACCGAGGAGAAACGGAAGGAGATCCTGGGCCGCATCGACCGGGAGAACATGACCTGCATCCTGATGACCCAGGGCCTGGAGATCCCCCGGGAACTCGCCAACTACGCCCTCCAGGAGGGCATCCCGGTCCTGCGCACCCCCCTCGACAGCTCCACCGCCATGTACGTCTTCACCGAGTTCCTCGAGATGTGGCTGTCGCCCCTGCAGTCCATCCACGGCGTGCTGATGGACGTCTTCGGGGTGGGGGTCCTCATCCTCGGCGAGAGCGGGATCGGCAAGAGCGAGTGCGCGCTGGAGCTGATCCTGCGGGGGCACCGCATCGTCTCGGACGACGTCGTCGACATCCGCATCCTCGGCGACAACAAGCTGCAGGGGAGCGCCCCGCCCCAGATCCAGGACGTCCTCGAACTGCGCGGCATCGGGATCGTCAACGTCCGGGAGCTCATCGGGATCTCCGCCATCCGCCGCGTCAAGCACATCAATTTCATGATCGAGCTGCTGCGCTGGGAGCCCGGCGCCCGCTACGAGCGCCTCGGCCTCTCCATCCGCAAGAAGAAGGTGTTCGGCGTCGAACTCCCCTTCATGTCCATCCCCGTGGCCCCGGGGCGGAACATCGCGGCCCTGATCGAGGTCGCCTCCCGGGTGTACCTGATGCGCGAGCACGGGCTTCACCCCATGGGCAACTTCCTCAAGTTTCTCGAGAACAACGGGGACTTGTCCCCGGTCGAAGGAGAAGAGCTATGATCCCTTGCCTTGTCATCACCCACGGGCAGCTGGCGAGCGAACTGGTCGCTTCCGCGGAGATGATCGTGGGAGAAATCGGCCACATCCACCCTTTGTGCATCGGCTGGCAGGACGAAGTCAACGAGTCGCGGGAAGAGGTCGAGAAGTACCTCAAGTCCTTCGACATGTCCAACGGCGCCATCATCCTCACCGACATGTTCGGCGGGACGCCCTCGAACCTGGCCATGTCGTTCCTCCAGGAGGCGAAGGTCGAGGTCATCACCGGCGTGAACCTGCCGATGATCATCAAGGCCGCCGTCCAGGGCGAGGGCGAGACCCTCCCCTCCCTGGCGGAGAAGATCTGCGAGAAAGGGAAGTCCAACATCAGCGTGGCGACCCGGATTCTCAACGAAGCCGGATCATGACGCAGCGGGAACTCGTCATCGAAAACGCCCGCGGGCTCCACGCCCGGGCGGCGGCACGCCTGGTGGCCGTCACCAGCCGCTTCCAGTCGCGCATCACCCTCCGGAGAGCCGGTCACCTGGAACGTATCGACGGCAAGAGCATCCTCGGCATCCTCATGATGGCCGCCTCCCTCGGCACCCGGATCGAGGTTTCGGCCGAGGGGGTGGACGAGCGGGAAGCCGTCGACGCCGTGACGGCCCTCTTCAACGCCCACTTCACGGAACCGGTGGAACCATGAGAACCATCCGAGGAGACGGAGTATCGCCGGGCATTTCCATGGGGCACGTCCTGAAGCTGGACGAGGGGCTTCCCGCCGTCTACCGGATCCGCCTCTCGGGCCCCGCCCTGGAGCGGGAGATGGCCCGCTTCGAGGAGGCCCTGCGGGAGACGACGGAGCAACTGCAGCGCATCCGCGACCTGATGGAGGAGCGCCTCGGGAAGGAGCATTCCCTGATGGTGGAGGCGCACATCATGATCCTCCACGACGCCCATTTCTCGGGCGCCATCCGGGAACTGATCCGGAAGGACCGGATCAACGCCGACTGGGCGGTCAAGGTGATCACCGAGCAGATTCAGAGCGTCTACGCCGACCTCGAGGACCCCTACTTCCAGGAAAAGGTCCTCGAGATCCGGGACATCTCGCTGCGCCTTCTCCACAACATCTCGGGCCGGGCCGTGGGGTTCGACCCCGGGGAATACGAGAACATCGTCCTGGTGAGCCAGGAGATCAACCTCTCCATGCTCAACGAGAAACTCTTCTCCCACCTGAAAGGCATCGCCGTGGACAAGGGCGGCTGGACCTCCCACACCAGCATCATCGCCCGCTCCATGGGGATCCCGTCGGTTATCCACCTCCGCCACCTCACCGAACTGGTCAGCACGGGGCAGTTCGTCATCATCGACGGGCTCGAGGGCCTGCTGATCATCGACCCCGACGCGGAGACCATCCAGCAGTACCGGGACATCCTGCTCCAGGAGCCCCATGTCACCGGGCCGCTGTTCCCCCCCTGCGAGTCGCTCCGGCGGCCGGGGCTCTCGGGGGTCCGGGTCTACCTCAACGCCGAGTACCCCTGCACCCTGGAGAACTGCCCCGAGAGCGGTGTCATGGGCATCGGCCTTTTCCGGTCGGAGTTCCTCTGCATCGGGCGGCACGTCCGCGAGATCACCGTCGAGGAGCACGCCGCCATTTACGCCGACCTGGCCCGGCGGGTCCACCCCCACCCCGTCAACATCCGGACCTTCGATCTCGAGGAGGGGCGGGCCGGCCTCGAGAGCGAGCGGCGGCGGGACACCCACCCGGCCATGGGCATCCGGGGGATCCGGCTGTCGCTGCGCCACCCCGGGATCTTCGACACCCAGCTGAAGGGCATCCTCCTGGCTTCCCGGGAGGGAAACGTCCGGATCACCTTCCCCTTCGTCACGTCCGTCGAGGAGATGGTCGAGGGCCGGCAGGCCTTGCGCGAGGCCGCCAAAGGCCTCGGAATGCCCGAGGACCGGCTTCCCCCGGTCGGCGCCATGCTGGAAATCCCCAGCAACTTTTTCATCCTCGACGACCTGGCGGACCACGCCGACTTCTTCACCCTCGGGACGAACGACCTCGTCCAGTTCACCCTGGCCCTCGACCGGTCCAACTCCGATTCGGCCCCCGCCTTCAGCCCCGCCCACCCGGCGGTCCGGCGCGGGCTCGAGCTCATCCTGGACGGGGCGTCCAAGCGGGGCAAGGAAGTGATCTGCTGCGGCGAGATGGCCGCCCACCCCTTCTACCTCCTTCTCCTCCTGGCCGTCGGGTTCCGGAGCCTGAGCGTGAACCACCCCTTCCTCCCCATGGTCCGTTTCTACGAGGAAAACCTCGAGGAGGGGCAACTGAAGAACTTCCTCGACGCCATCCGCTCGCAGAAGACCCTCCGGGAGATCGAAAAGCTTTTCCTGACCCGCCTCGGGTCTTTCTTCAACGAACGCCTCACCCGGATGGTCGTCCAGGCGTTCCGGACCGGCCTCTGACCCCGGGCAGGCCGGATCCGACCATCGGGAGAACCCATGCGACACGGACTTTCGGAAGCCTTCGGTCCCTCCCTGCGACGCACGCTTCGGCGGGCGCCCCTCCCCGTCCTCCTCTGGCTGGCCGTCTGGCTGTCCGTCGGGGGCAGCACCCCGGCGGCCGAACCGGCGCCGGCAGCCCCTCCCCGGGCGCAGACCGCCGGGACCGGGGGTGAGCCGTCCGGGGAGACGCCCCCCGAAGGGGAGCGCGGAAAGAAGGAAAAAGACAAGGAAGCCGAAAAAGCACCCGTCCCAAAACCCGTCGACAAGCCCGGCATCGACGTCGGGTTCCAGGTCCGGCTCCGTTACGAGGGGTACGACAACCTCGACATGTGGTCGGACCTCGGCGACCCCCGGTCGCAGGTCCGGCTGAGGGTGAGGGCCTGGGCGTCCGCCCCGCTGCCCGGGAAACTCCGCTTCACCTTCGGGATGGTGGACGAGTGCCGCAAGGTCTTCTCCACTTACCCCCGCACCGGCGCCGACGAGGCGGTCGTGGAGACCTGCACGCTGGAGCGGAAGGACCTTTTCCCGGGGTTCTCCGTGAAGATCGGGCGCCAGGACATCCAGCGCGGGGAAGGCCTGATCTTCATGGACGGCACGCCCCTCGACGGGTCCCGCAGTTTCTTCTACAACGCCGCCATCGGCACGTTCTCGTGGGGGAAGTCCACCCTCGACCTGATGGCCGTCCGCAACCCGGCGGACGAGCACTACTTCTTCACCGTCAACAACAAACACCGCCCCTACGTCGACACCAACCAGGACGCCCTGGCCCTCTATTTCACCACCAAGGCCCTCCCCCGGGCCCAGGTCGAGGCGTACTACGTCTTCAAGCGGGCCTACCACAGCATCTTCCGGCCCACGAACCTGCACTACTTCCCCGACCGCTCGATCCACAACCTGGGCGCTCGCCTGGTCGCCAACCTGGGGAAGGGCTTCGGCCTGACCACGGAGTGGGCCGGCCAACTGGGCGGGCAGGCCCCCGACACCCCCATCCGCGCCTGGGGAGGTTACCTCTACGGGACGAAAACCTTCGCGTGCACCGGCAAACCCTTCCTGAAAGCCGGCTGGTGGGGCCTCTCGGGGGACGACCCCGCGACCCCGGGATACGAGGGGTGGGACCCCCCGTTCTCCCGGTGGCCGAAGTGGGGGGAATACCTCGGCTATGCCATGGTCGCGGAACGGGGCGTCGCCTATTACACCAACCTCCACATGTTCCAGGCGGAGGCCGGCTTCACCCCCTGGAAGCCGCTGACCGTCAAGGCCACCTTGTACCGCCTCTTCTCCTTCCACCCCTTCCCCGGAAACCCGGTCCTCGTCGCCGGGGGACGGGTGCGGGGCACCTACGTCGTCGTCAAGGGCGAATTTTCCATCGGGAAGAACTGGAAGGGCCACGTGCTGCACGAGATCTTCCTGCCGGGCAGCTTCTACCGGCACGGCGACAACGGGTACTTCTTCCGGGCGGAGATCCTCTACACCTTCGGCACGAAAGTCCGCCTCTGAGCTTTCGCGTCCAACCCCGCACCCAGGGCCGGTCCGACCCCGGCCCCCGGGGGGCGCGGTGCACCTTCCGGTTCCCCGGCAACCCGGCTGCTGCTGAGAAACTCTGCAATATCAAGGGTATGATCATTCCAGATTTTTCTTGATTTCCTGCAAATTCCGGTGATAATCGGAACGATTTCCTTTTCACGAAGGGATCCGAGCCATGCTGACGTCCCGGCTTTTCCTGAAGATCTTCGCCACCATCGTGATCCTGGTGGTCATCCACGCCGCCCTGCTGAATTACCTTTCCATCCCCCTCATCAACCGGTCCATCTCCGACAACGAGGAGAACGCCGCGCGGACCATCCTCCAGAACGTTCACGACCTGGCCAGCCGCAGCCACAGCGACATCGAGGCCTTCCAGGAGTACGCCCTGGACGCCCACCGGCGGGAGCTCCGGAGCGTCATCCTCTCGGTGGAGTCTCACCTCCGGAGCATCTACAACCAGTACCGGGCCGGCAAGTGCTCCGAGGCCGAGGCCCGCAAGCGCTGCCTGGAGGACATCACCGCCTTCCGTTACGCAGGCAACAACTACATCTTCATCGTCGACTACCAGTCCCGGACCCTGGCTCACCCCCTGCCGGGCGAAGTGGGGAGGGACATGTCCACGGTGAAGGACGCCCGGGGTCTCCTCTTCATCCCCGCCACCGTGCGGGCCGCCCTGTCGAACCCGGAAGGGGGGTTCAGCCGGTACTGGTGGTGCAAGCTGGAAAACGGCACCCCGCTGGAGAAACTCACCTTCGCGAAAACCTTCGCGCCCTGGGGTTGGGTCATCGGGACCGGCGTCTACATCGACGACGTGGAAAAGGAGGTGGCCCGGCGCAAGGAGCGGGCGGTGAACGAGCTCCGGGAGAAGATCCGGGGCATCCGGATCGCGAACACCGGCTACCTCTTCATCTTCGACTCGAAGAAACGGATGATTATCCACCCCAACCACGAGCTGGAGGGGACCGACATCTCCGGCTTCTCCGACCACGTCAGCGGCCGACCGCTGGCGGAAGGGTTGATGGAAGCCGCCTGGTGGCCGGACTACAGCTTCGTGTACAAGTGGGACAAGCCGACCGACAAGGGGAACTACGTCCACGAAAAGGTTGCCTGGGTCAAGTATTTCAAGGGCTTCGACTGGTACATCGCCTCGTCGGTCTACCTGGACGAACTGGGACGGAGCGCGGGGATCCTCCGGGGGGACATTCTCCGGCTGGGGCTGCTCGTGCTGCTGCTCTCCATCGGCATCGGCTACTTCTTCGTCCGGCGACTGGTGCGGCCGATCGAGACCCTCTCCCGCCTCGCCCGTAAGGTCCAGACCGGCGACCTCACGGTCCGCTGCGGCATCTCCCGCAACGACGAGATCGGCGACCTGGCCCGCTCCTTCGACGCCATGATCGACCAGCTCCGGAAGGACATCGAGACGCTGGACGGGAAGGTCCGGGAGCGCACCCTCGACCTCGAGAAGGCCTGCACCGAGTTACGCCAGCTGGACGAGATGAAGTCCTCCTTCCTGTCCACCGTCTCCCACGAGCTTCGGACACCGATGACCTCGGTGCTGGGTTTCGCCTGCATCATCCGGAAAATGCTGGACGATATCGTCTTCCCCCAGCTCGACCGGGACGACCCCCGGAACGCCCGGACGATCCAGCGCATCACGGAGAACCTGGGCATCGTCGTCTCGGAAGGCCAGCGGCTCACGGACCTGGTCAACGACTTCCTCGACCTCTCCAAGATGGAGGCGGGGAAGATCGACTGGAAGTCGGAGCCCCTCGACCTCGGCGAGGTGGTCCGGCGCGCCGCGTCGGCTTCGAACGCCCTGTTCTCCGCCAAGGCGCTCCCCCTGGTCCTCGAGATCGAGGAGGGCCTGCCGCGGGTCACGGGGGACCCGGACCGACTGATCCAGGTGCTGATCAACCTGTTCTCGAACGCGGTGAAATTCACCGAGCGGGGGGCCGTGACCTGCCGGGTGAGCCGGAACGGGACCGCACTGATCACGAGTGTCGTCGACACGGGGGCGGGGATCGACCCGAAAGATCACCACCTGGTCTTCGAGAAGTTCAAGCAGGTGGGCGACACCCTCACCGGCAAACCGCGCGGCACCGGCCTCGGGCTTCCCATCTGCCGGCAGATCGTCGAGCACCACGGCGGGAGCATCTGGGTGGAGAGCGAGCCCGGCCGGGGAAGCACCTTCGCCTTCAGCCTCCCCATCCCGGCCGAGTCGACCGGCTGAACTCCCGCCGGCCTATCGCCAGTCCCCGACCAACTGGAACGCAGCCCAGAAAAACGGGTGGGACGCATCGACCGGCTCGGGGTCCCCTTTTCCCCCCTCGACCCGGGCCGTGCCGCGAAGCAACTCCATCTGCGCCGTCCGAAGGGCCTGGTCCCGGCTGACGCCCGTGGCGAGGCACTGGTAGAACCGGCGCATCAGGACGGCCGTGGTCTCGTCGGCCACGCTCCACAGGGAGGCCAGGACACTCCGGGCCCCTGCGTACTGGAAGGCCCGGGTCAACCCGACCAGCCCTTCCCCCCCGGCCTCCGAACCCAAGGCGGTATTGCAGGCGGAAAGCGCCACCAGTTCGGCCTCGAGACGCATCCGTTCCATGACCTCCCACGCCTGGAGAAACCCGTTGTCACCCCCGCCGGGTGTCGCCGGTACGGTGAGGGCCAGGGCCGACTCGAGGGGGTTCTGTTCGTCCAGGATCCCGTGGCAGGCGAAGTGGAGAATGCGCACGTCCCGTCCCGCAGCCTTCGCCCTTTCCTCCGTGGCCTGCTCCCCCAGGAAAACATGGGCGTCTTCTGGATAAACGGCCCGGATGGACTCGGCCTCCGCCCGCGTGAACGGCAGGGAAACCAGGGGCCCCTGTCCCGCGGGCAAAGCATGCAGCGGCGGGTCCCCGTTCGGCTCCCCGGCCTCCCCGCCGGACCCTCCGCGGGGTGGGTAGACCGGGTCTCCAAACACCAGGACGGGGCCGGCGTCGGCGGTTCCCCGCTTATCCCGGCAGCGTTTCAACTCGTCGAAGACCGTGACGGACATGGCCGTGTGCAGGGGGCGCCACGCCACCAGGCAGTCCCCCTCCGGGTCGCCGTCCGGAGCCTTCCGAACGAGGGCGGCAAAGGGGAGGGCGTGGAGGGGCCCGTCGGGGACGACAAGGATTCTCTGGCAAGTCTCGATCCGGGACTCCGCCGGCCGGACCAACAGGTCGTAGAGCCGGCACCCCGCGGCGGTGACGGCGTTCCGCGTGGCCGGCGAGGTGGCCCCGGCCGTAATCAGGCGGCGGAAGGCGGTGACCTCCCGGGTCAGCCGCTCCCGTCCCGCCGCCAGGGGGAACACGGACAGGCCCTCTTCCCGGGAGAGCGCGAACAGCGTGATTGCGTCCGTCCCGACGCTGTAGGAGAGCAGCAGGGTGCCGGGGTCGAGGGCGGCACGCGCTCCCTCCGTGTCCAGGGGCTGGGGCCGACGCAGGGAGGCCAGCCGGGGGGAAGCCTCCCGGATTCGGACCATCAACTGTTCGCGCAAGGCTTGCAGTTCACGGAGCCTCGAATGAAGGGCGTCGATCTCCCGGGAATCCGCCTTCATGTCGTGCTTTGCCAGGGCCCTCCGGGCCGCGTCCGTTTCGAGGGCCAGCCTTTTCCACTCGGCATCGAGGGCCTCCGGGACCTCCCCCGGAAACACGAGTTCCCGCATGGACAGCATTTCCAGGAACGTCCGCGCCCGGTAGCGCTCCAGGGTATGGAAGGCTTCCCCGGGTTCACCCGCTTCGAGAAGGAGTTCGAGGTACTCCCGGTAAAGGGCCGCGTACCTCGACCGGAAATCCACCCGGTCTTCATCGGAGCCCCCCAGCGTGCTCATTTGTTGCTCCAGGGCGGAGATCGCGTCCCGGTAACAGCTCAGCGCCTCGGTCCGTCTTCCCTGACGACGGCAGATCCGCCCCATTACCCCAAGGGCATGGGACTCCTTCAGGGTCCCCGGCATCAGCCGCGTGGCGATCGCAAGGGCCTCCCGGCCGACCGCCTCCGCCCCCGCGAGGTCGCCCCGCTGCAGGCGGATGTCCTCGATCCCGAAAAGCGCCAGCAGTTTGAACCGCGCCGAGAGGCCGACCCGATTCGCGAAAGCCAGGGCCTCGTCGAACCGCCGGAGGGCGGCGTCCAGGTCGCCCGCCCGTTGGTCGATCCTCCCCAGATATTCGAGGATGAAGAAGATGTCCGGCAGGTCGGGTGAGACCGCCCGCATGAGGTCCAGGACC
Encoded here:
- a CDS encoding CHAT domain-containing protein; translation: MTNPGPRMIRRLWPMVALWLVFPAMLFPVSPVKPGRAGTGVVVESVFPGSATERAGLRSGDVVLSWERLPAPPANPKRARGKVRDFFRWLDLVWEQSPRGAVVLAGLRDGRGARWEVPRGAWDITVRPRLSPEAEALFREGEALVKAGRAEEGVARWEEVARRAADAGDRETACWAGLRSGEALAAARLPEQAHRAHASAMATARGIRDPRPRWAVSLAEGDARLLGRDFVGAAAGFRALRAETEALWGESLRLALILRRLSNAVRQSEPSSFSEAERHAQRAVALSERFAPDSLAMADALFSLGLVAFWEVNHPRAVTLWERALAIAEEQAPNGDLTMRVLYYLLDAAQCRGDIPQAKSFCERALHISRLRQPDGMFTARMLCTQGNLYWIENNFDRAEKSAREALAILQRNPPNPMLQSMVYGILGLVCSGRLDCRGALHWHTKSLELARGAGGEPSLEYANRLAHVAEALLCLGELDKARESYREVLDLMRAVSPDLPDIFFILEYLGRIDQRAGDLDAALRRFDEALAFANRVGLSARFKLLALFGIEDIRLQRGDLAGAEAVGREALAIATRLMPGTLKESHALGVMGRICRRQGRRTEALSCYRDAISALEQQMSTLGGSDEDRVDFRSRYAALYREYLELLLEAGEPGEAFHTLERYRARTFLEMLSMRELVFPGEVPEALDAEWKRLALETDAARRALAKHDMKADSREIDALHSRLRELQALREQLMVRIREASPRLASLRRPQPLDTEGARAALDPGTLLLSYSVGTDAITLFALSREEGLSVFPLAAGRERLTREVTAFRRLITAGATSPATRNAVTAAGCRLYDLLVRPAESRIETCQRILVVPDGPLHALPFAALVRKAPDGDPEGDCLVAWRPLHTAMSVTVFDELKRCRDKRGTADAGPVLVFGDPVYPPRGGSGGEAGEPNGDPPLHALPAGQGPLVSLPFTRAEAESIRAVYPEDAHVFLGEQATEERAKAAGRDVRILHFACHGILDEQNPLESALALTVPATPGGGDNGFLQAWEVMERMRLEAELVALSACNTALGSEAGGEGLVGLTRAFQYAGARSVLASLWSVADETTAVLMRRFYQCLATGVSRDQALRTAQMELLRGTARVEGGKGDPEPVDASHPFFWAAFQLVGDWR